The following are encoded together in the Chanodichthys erythropterus isolate Z2021 chromosome 16, ASM2448905v1, whole genome shotgun sequence genome:
- the cldn11a gene encoding claudin-11a, with amino-acid sequence MANTCLQFTGFVMGFLGWIGLIIATATNEWVVTCKYNIHTCKKMDELEAKGLWADCVISTALYHCITLTQILELPAYIQTSRALMVTASILGLPAVALVLMSMSCINLGSEPESAKNKRSVFGGILILLTSFCGIVSTVWFPIGAHYERSLMSFGFSLYSGWVGTALCFLGGCMITCCSVDTPAAYTDNNRFYYSKQGPAHPGPASTNHAKSAHV; translated from the exons ATGGCAAATACTTGCTTACAGTTCACGGGTTTTGTGATGGGTTTTCTTGGTTGGATTGGGCTCATCATCGCCACTGCCACTAATGAATGGGTAGTCACTTGTAAATATAACATACACACCTGTAAGAAGATGGATGAACTGGAGGCCAAAGGTTTGTGGGCAGACTGTGTGATCTCAACTGCTCTGTATCACTGCATCACACTCACGCAGATTCTCGAGTTACCAG CGTACATCCAGACGTCTCGAGCGCTGATGGTCACAGCATCGATTCTCGGATTGCCTGCTGTAGCGCTCGTGCTCATGTCCATGTCCTGCATTAACCTCGGAAGTGAACCAGAAAGCGCCAAGAACAAACGATCAGTGTTCGGTGGAATCCTAATCCTGCTGACTT ctTTTTGTGGCATCGTCTCCACCGTGTGGTTTCCCATCGGGGCCCATTACGAGAGAAGTTTGATGTCCTTTGGCTTCTCCCTGTATTCGGGCTGGGTTGGCACTGCACTTTGTTTTTTGGGAGGCTGTATGATCACCTGCTGTTCAGTGGACACCCCTGCCGCATACACTGACAACAACCGATTCTACTACTCCAAACAGGGCCCCGCCCATCCTGGCCCCGCCTCCACTAACCACGCCAAAAGTGCTCATGTGTGA